Proteins co-encoded in one Methylomonas albis genomic window:
- a CDS encoding ArsC family reductase, with amino-acid sequence MIVVYGIKNCDSVKKARTWLEARQIAYRFHDYRIDGLDAALLQGFVDALGVDAVLNQRSTSWRQLDDAQKSDLTPDKAMQLMLAVPTLIKRPILDNGQQLIVGFNPDQYPTES; translated from the coding sequence ATGATCGTAGTTTACGGCATCAAAAACTGCGATAGCGTCAAAAAGGCGCGGACTTGGCTGGAAGCGCGGCAAATTGCCTACCGCTTCCACGACTATCGAATCGATGGACTGGATGCGGCTTTGCTGCAAGGTTTTGTCGATGCGCTGGGCGTGGATGCCGTGCTTAACCAGCGCAGTACCAGCTGGCGCCAGTTGGACGACGCCCAAAAATCCGATTTAACTCCCGACAAAGCCATGCAACTCATGCTGGCTGTGCCGACCTTGATCAAGCGCCCGATTCTGGATAATGGACAGCAACTGATCGTCGGCTTTAACCCCGATCAGTATCCGACCGAATCATGA
- the dapE gene encoding succinyl-diaminopimelate desuccinylase has protein sequence MSETLSLLEDLIRRESVTPQDAGCQDLLAERLTKLGFIDERLHFADTQNLWLRKGQLSPLFVFLGHTDVVPTGPLTAWDSPPFEPTIRDGKLYGRGAADMKGGIAAFVTAVERFVAEHPQHKGSIAIMMTSDEEGIATHGVVKVVEVLEQRGEKIDWCLVGEPSSDQKIGDVIRVGRRGSLCAKLTVLGIQGHVAYPELAENPIHTFAPALQELTEEVWDHGNQFFPPTRLQVSNINGGTGAENIIPSQVEVQFNLRFCTELDEATIKARTETILDKHGFKYDLQWRLSGNPFLTSQGELIDATHAAIESVCGFQTLDDTGGGTSDGRFIAPTGAQVIELGPLNASIHKVNEHIGLDELEVLSRIYQQILVNLLAY, from the coding sequence ATGAGCGAAACCCTTTCCCTGTTAGAAGACCTGATTCGTCGCGAGTCGGTGACCCCCCAAGACGCCGGCTGTCAGGATCTGCTGGCGGAGCGTTTGACCAAGCTTGGCTTTATTGACGAGCGACTGCACTTTGCCGATACCCAAAACCTATGGCTGCGTAAGGGGCAACTATCGCCGCTGTTCGTGTTTCTGGGGCACACCGATGTGGTGCCAACCGGGCCCTTGACGGCTTGGGATTCGCCGCCGTTCGAACCAACCATCCGCGACGGCAAGCTTTACGGCCGTGGCGCGGCGGACATGAAAGGCGGCATTGCCGCGTTTGTCACCGCTGTGGAGCGCTTTGTGGCGGAACATCCGCAGCATAAAGGCTCGATAGCCATCATGATGACCAGCGACGAGGAAGGCATTGCCACCCACGGTGTCGTCAAGGTTGTCGAGGTGCTGGAACAACGTGGTGAAAAGATCGATTGGTGCCTGGTCGGCGAGCCGTCCAGCGACCAAAAAATCGGCGACGTGATTCGCGTCGGTCGGCGCGGCTCCTTATGCGCCAAGCTGACCGTGCTGGGGATTCAAGGTCACGTGGCGTATCCGGAATTGGCGGAAAATCCGATTCACACTTTCGCGCCGGCCTTGCAGGAATTGACTGAAGAAGTGTGGGATCACGGCAATCAATTTTTCCCGCCGACCCGCTTGCAGGTATCGAACATCAACGGCGGCACCGGCGCGGAAAACATCATTCCCAGCCAAGTGGAAGTGCAGTTTAATCTGCGTTTTTGTACCGAATTAGACGAAGCCACCATCAAGGCGCGCACCGAGACAATTCTGGACAAACACGGCTTTAAATACGATCTGCAATGGCGCTTGTCCGGCAATCCATTCCTGACCTCGCAAGGCGAATTAATCGACGCTACCCATGCGGCGATCGAAAGCGTCTGCGGATTCCAGACTTTGGACGATACCGGCGGCGGTACCTCCGACGGTCGTTTCATCGCGCCGACCGGTGCGCAAGTCATCGAGCTGGGACCCTTGAACGCCAGCATCCATAAGGTTAACGAACATATCGGTCTGGACGAGTTGGAAGTTTTAAGCCGGATTTACCAACAGATTTTGGTGAATTTGCTGGCTTATTAG